In Necator americanus strain Aroian chromosome IV, whole genome shotgun sequence, the following proteins share a genomic window:
- a CDS encoding hypothetical protein (NECATOR_CHRIV.G13882.T1) produces the protein MACISASSFGNINILSSGIPAKREQRGAVEACWAHNPEVGGSKPLAANRFSAPPCRWTASLVNHCISASSFGNTKILSSGIPAKREQRGAVEACWAHNPEVGGSKPLAANRFSVLHVVGLLP, from the coding sequence ATGGCATGTATCTCTGCGTCctccttcggaaatattaacattttaagcagtggaataccagcaaagcgagagcagcgtggcgcagtggaagcgtgctgggcccataacccagaggtcggtggatcgaaaccactcgctgctaatcgtttttctgctCCACCATGTCGTTGGACTGCTTCCTTAGTTAATCATTGTATCTCTGCGTCCTCCTTCGGAAAtactaaaattttaagcagtggaataccagcaaagcgagagcagcgtggcgcagtggaagcgtgctgggcccataacccagaggtcggtggatcgaaaccactcgctgctaatcgtttttctgtcCTCCATGTCGTTGGACTGCTTCCTTAG